The Syntrophaceae bacterium DNA segment CATGGCCTTGTTGGCGTTCGTGAAGGCGTTCCCCCAGCGAAGCACCTTCACAATGGTGAAGACCTCGTTGATCGTCTCCGTCAGGCGCCGGGAAAGCGCCACGGCGGTCCTTTCGTCGTCCGTTTCCATGCCCTTTACAACCTCGCTCAATTCCCGGGCGAAGCAGTTGGCCGTGCTGAGGAGGAAGCCGTCGTAGAGGCCGTCGGCCTCCCGGAGCCACCGGGCATAGTCCCCCTCGGCGCCCCGGACGAGGAAGACCCCGCCCTTGTCGACATCGGAGGCGGCGATCCGGTCCCCGCCGCTGGAGTCCTTGAAAAAGACGATGCGGGGGTATTTTGCCACCAGGCGGGCGAAGGTCTCCGGCGCCACCTCGCTTTCCGTCACCTGGGGGAGTTGGTACAGGGCCGTCGGGAGCCCCCGGTCGAGGATCGCCGACAGGCCCACCTCGATGTCCGCCTGTGTGAGAGTATTGCCGGCAGGCGGGCAGACGGTGAACCCGGCGACGCCGAGCTTGCCCCAGGCCCTGGCCGTTTTCTCCTCCCCGGCCTTGCCTTTCGGGATGCCCGTGATCTCCAGCAGTCCCGTGAGGGTCCTCTGCACATCCTCGGTTTTGCCCCTCAGCACGCCGATGAGCAGGCGCGCGCCGCGCCGGCGGGCCTGGGCCAGGGCGAACTCCGTCACCCGGAGCGTCTCCTCTTCGTCCAGTTCCCAGCCGTCCCCCGTCGAGCCGGGGACCAGGTACCCCGCGATCCAGGGAGAGATGGCGTCCAGATGGGCCTCCATGCGGTCGAAGTCGATGGCACCGTCCGGGCCGTAGTGGGTGAGAAGGGGGCACCACAGGCGGGGGATCCCGCCGGGGAAGAGGCCCCGCATCCAGGCCTGACGTGTTTCCAGAACGGTTTTCATCCGTTGTCCTCTCATAAAAGCGGGTAGAGATAGATATTGTAATAGAGGATGGGTTTCAAATCCGTCCCCATACAGTCAGGCAACCCTTTTTCCGAAGTTCGAGGGCGCGCGGCAGGGGGTTTCCAGAGGAGCAATTAGGAAGCTTTTCCATCCCTGCAGCATTCCATCCCGGATATGGCTTCCCGCGGAAAAGCTTCCGCGACGGCGGAAGCCCCCGTGACAGCGCCCGCGCCCCGAAAAACAGGCAAACACAGAGGCAAGAGCCCCTGGAGAGGGAACGGTTTGATATCCCTTCCTTCTGCGGCTATTCGTACTCCTTCGGCACCGCGCAGATCATGACGAGCGGCTTGTCCGCAGAGGGGTTCCGGTAGCGGTGTTTCTCTCCGGGAAGGACGAGGACGAAGTCGCCCTTCTTCACGGGCCGCTCCTCGCCGCTCTCCAGGACGACGGCCCCCTCTCCCTCGATGAAGTAGTTCATGTGCTCGAAGGGGTGGGTGTGAAAGGGCGTATGCCCGCCGGGCAGGATGGTGAAGACCCGGAACGAGAACGCCGGAACCCCGTCGGCCTTTCCGAGGGGGACCTGCTTCCAGACGTCCTTGACCCCCTCCATCGCCATGGGGCTCTTCTCCAACTGGTCGAGACGCGTAATCTTCATGGTCCGCCTCCTGTAATTATTGAAGATTCAAAAAGTTTGCTGCGCCGGTTCATTCACCGGCGACTGTTTGACCCGGACGTTCGCTTTCTGCCACCGGGTTTCCCATGATCCCGGAACCGCCTTTCTTCTTTCGCAGGAATTGGGAGAGAAAAGCCAGCGCAAAGAAGGCCAGCCCGGCCAGATCGGTCATCCACCCGGGCTTGATGAGGAGCAGCGCCGCCGCCATCAGGGCGACCGTTTCGTACCCGGTTGTCCGGATGAGCAGGCACCGCTGCACCGAGGCGGCCAGGCAGACGATTCCGAACATGGCGGTGCAGACCGCGAGGAGGATGCGGGGCCAGTCGCCGATCATCAGGAGCTCCGGGGCGTAGACGAACATGAACGGGATGATGAAGCCCGCAATGCCGAGCTGGAAAGCCGTGAGCCCCGTCTTCCAGGGATCGGACCGGGCGATCCCCGCGCCGGCGTAGGCTGCCAGTGCGACCGGCGGCGTGATATCGGCCCTTGTGCCGAAATAGAGGATGAACAGGTGGGCCGCGATGGGCAGCACGCCCATGTTGACGAGCGCCGGTGCCACCAGCGACGTGATGATGATGTACTGGGCCGTCGTCGGCACGCCCATGCCCAGGAAGAGGCAGGCGATCATCGTGAAGGGCAGGGCGAGGAACAGGTAGCCTTGGGAGGCGTCGATGACGAGGGACGAGAACTTGAGCCCCAGTCCGGTCATGGTGATGCTGCCGATGATGATGCCCGCCGCGGCGCAGGCGGCGGCGACCTGGACGGAGCCCACGGCCCCGTCGCGCAGCGCCTCCAGGATGCCGAGCCCGAAGGCCTTCAGGGACTCCTTCCGGACGACGGCCATGAAGAACGAGGTCAGGACCGTCACGGCGATGGCCCAGAAAACGGCCCGCTCGGGGGAGTAGTCCTCCATGAGGAAGAAGATGAGGGCGCCGATGGAAAACAGATGGTGCCAACCCCGGGCGAATGTATCGCGGATGACGGGAAGCTCGGATTTTTCAAGACCCCGGAGGCCGAGGGAGACCGCCCGGAAGTGGACCTGCATGAACGTGGCGAAGAAGGCGAGGGCGGCGGGGATGAAGGCGGCGACGCAGACCTTGAAATAGGGGATCGTCAGGAACTCGGCCATGATGAAGGCCGCCGCGCCCATGACGGGCGGCATGATCTGTCCCATCGTGGAGGCCGAGGCCTCGACGCCCGCCGCGAAGTGGGCGGGGTACCCTGTCCGCTTCATCAGGGGGATCGTGAAGGAGCCCGTGGTCACCGTATTGGCCACGGAGCTTCCCGAGATCATCCCGAAAAACGTGCTGGAAACAACCGCCGCCTTGGCGGGGCCACCTCTCGTCCATCCCGTGAGGGCGAAGGCGATGTCGGTGAAGAACTCGCCCGCTCCCGTCTTGCGCAGCAGGGTTCCGTAGAGGATGAAGAGGAGGATGAAGTTGGCCGAAACCCCGAGGGGCACCCCGAAGATCCCGTCCGTGGAGAGGGCAAGGTAGGTCGAGAGGCGCTTGATGCTGTATCCCTTGTGGGAGATGAAATCGGGCAGCCAGGGGCCCAGCAGGGCGTAGAGGATGAAAAACACGGCGATCAGCGTGACGGCCAGTCCCGTGGAACGCCGGGCGGCCTCCAGGACGATCAGGACCATCAGGCTCCCCATGACCACGTCCAGGGTCTCGTAGGTGCCGGCCCGGTTCATGATGGGCGTCGAGTAGAGGAAGAGCCAGATGCAGATGGCCGCCGAGGCAACCAGGAAGACCCCGTCGAAGATCGACATGCGGTGCCAGGGCGAACGCT contains these protein-coding regions:
- a CDS encoding cupin domain-containing protein → MAMEGVKDVWKQVPLGKADGVPAFSFRVFTILPGGHTPFHTHPFEHMNYFIEGEGAVVLESGEERPVKKGDFVLVLPGEKHRYRNPSADKPLVMICAVPKEYE
- a CDS encoding dihydrodipicolinate synthase family protein, translated to MKTVLETRQAWMRGLFPGGIPRLWCPLLTHYGPDGAIDFDRMEAHLDAISPWIAGYLVPGSTGDGWELDEEETLRVTEFALAQARRRGARLLIGVLRGKTEDVQRTLTGLLEITGIPKGKAGEEKTARAWGKLGVAGFTVCPPAGNTLTQADIEVGLSAILDRGLPTALYQLPQVTESEVAPETFARLVAKYPRIVFFKDSSGGDRIAASDVDKGGVFLVRGAEGDYARWLREADGLYDGFLLSTANCFARELSEVVKGMETDDERTAVALSRRLTETINEVFTIVKVLRWGNAFTNANKAMDHFLAFGPAADVDRGPMLHSKERIPGDILAATRKVLRRHALLPVKGYLA
- a CDS encoding TRAP transporter permease, which produces MPEIEKTLQREFEEEKQRGREILEKYERVRSYRGTAKVLLAVFAVAASLYHLYYAYAHPFFALDHRALHWFFMSVLVFALYPLSKKRSPWHRMSIFDGVFLVASAAICIWLFLYSTPIMNRAGTYETLDVVMGSLMVLIVLEAARRSTGLAVTLIAVFFILYALLGPWLPDFISHKGYSIKRLSTYLALSTDGIFGVPLGVSANFILLFILYGTLLRKTGAGEFFTDIAFALTGWTRGGPAKAAVVSSTFFGMISGSSVANTVTTGSFTIPLMKRTGYPAHFAAGVEASASTMGQIMPPVMGAAAFIMAEFLTIPYFKVCVAAFIPAALAFFATFMQVHFRAVSLGLRGLEKSELPVIRDTFARGWHHLFSIGALIFFLMEDYSPERAVFWAIAVTVLTSFFMAVVRKESLKAFGLGILEALRDGAVGSVQVAAACAAAGIIIGSITMTGLGLKFSSLVIDASQGYLFLALPFTMIACLFLGMGVPTTAQYIIITSLVAPALVNMGVLPIAAHLFILYFGTRADITPPVALAAYAGAGIARSDPWKTGLTAFQLGIAGFIIPFMFVYAPELLMIGDWPRILLAVCTAMFGIVCLAASVQRCLLIRTTGYETVALMAAALLLIKPGWMTDLAGLAFFALAFLSQFLRKKKGGSGIMGNPVAESERPGQTVAGE